In Angustibacter sp. Root456, the genomic window GCCCGACGAACCCCCGGTCGGCCGCGTCGTCCGCGGTGGCACTCACGATTCCCACTTCCCTCACGTGCTGTCCCTGCTCGAGCCCGCGCGGACGCGTCGGACGGGCACTGGCGGACGCCACTGCCTGTCCGTAGTCCACTAGAGCGGGCGGGTTCGCGCAAGCGCCTGCGCTCCAGCCGGTCGCGGCCACCCTCGCGGCGTGCGACGCTGGGCCGCATGGGACGGGTGACGACGCGGACGCCGGCCCGGCGGCTGCAGCTTGACGACGACGGCCTCGAGGTCGTGGAGGTCGTGGGCCGTCCGGACACCGTGACGGTCGAGGAACCGCTGCAGGTGCGGGTGGGCGGCCGTCCGCTCACCGTCACCATGCGCACACCGGGAGACGACTTCGACCTCACCATCGGCTTCCTGCTCACTGAGGGGCTGATCGGCAACGCCCAGGACGTCGCCACGCTCATGCACTGCCAGGACGAGGGCGACGACGGGCGACCCACCTTCAACGTCGTCGACGTCGTCCTGCAGCCGGGCGTCGAGCTGCCGGACGTCTCACTCGAGCGGTCGTTCTTCTCGACCTCGTCGTGCGGGGTGTGCGGCAAGGCGAGCGTCGACGCGGTGCGGGTGCGGTCGCCGTACGACGTCGCGGCGGACACGACGAGCGTCTCCCCAGCCGTCCTCGCCGCCATGCCTGACGCGCTGCGCACTGCGCAGAAGGTGTTCGATCGCACGGGCGGCCTGCATGCCGCCGGCTTGTTCACGGCCGACGGCCAGCTGCTGGCGGTGCGCGAGGACATCGGGCGGCACAACGCCGTCGACAAGGTGATCGGGTGGGCGGCGCGCGAGGGACGCCTGCCGCTCACGGGCTGCGTGCTGTTCGTGAGCAGCCGAGCGTCGTTCGAGCTGACGCAGAAGGCGATGATGGCCGGAATCCCTTGCCTGGCAGCGGTTTCCGCACCGTCGAGTCTCGCGATCGAGCTGGCGAGAGAGTCGGGCATGACGCTCGCCGGTTTCGTCCGGCCACCACGCATGACGGTGTACGCGGGCGGCGAGCGCCTCGGGTTGGACTAGCCCCGCTACCCCGCCACGAACGACAGCCGCACCCGCCGCTCGGCGTTGTCGACGTTGGTGTCGACGAGCACCACGCTCTGCCACGTGCCCAGCGCCATCCGGCCGCCCAGCACCGGAACGGTCACCGACGGCGCCACGATCGCCGGCAACACGTGGTCGCGTCCGTGGCCGGGCGCTCCGTGCCGGTGCCGCCACCGACCGGACGACGGGCCGCCGCCAGGCACGAGGTCGTCGAGGAGCGCCAGGAGGTCGTCGTCACTGCCGGCACCGGTCTCGATGACGGCGAGACCGGCGGTCGCGTGCGGGACGAAGACGTTGAGCAGACCGTCGACGGCGACGACATGCGCGAGGAACGCCGCGCACCGGTCGCTGAGGTCGACGACGCGTTGGGTGTCGCCGGTGGTCAGGTGCAGCTCGACGGACTCCATGACGCCCGACCCTAGCCACGCCGCGACGACCGCAGACCGGACTACCGACGGGTAGATGTGACGGCCGCGAGGGCGAGGGGCAGGATGGGGTCGTACATCGGTACGTGAGAGAGGTCACCGTGAGCAGTCGCGACGAAGCCGGCCCCATCCTGAACGGGATCCCGAGCCAGCTGCCCGACATCGATCCCGACGAGACGCAGGAGTGGCTCGAGAGCCTCGACGGCGTCCTGGAGGACAAGGGCCGCACCCGCACCCGCTACCTCATGCTGCGGCTGCTGCAGCGGGCGCGCGAGATGCAGGTCGGCGTCCCGAGCCTGACTGCCACCGACTACATCAACACCATCCCGCCAGAGGCCGAGCCGTGGTTCCCCGGTGACGAGGAGGTCGAGCGCCGCTACCGCGCCTTCTTGCGCTGGAACGCTGCCGTGATGGTGCACCGCGCGCAGCGCCCCGGCATCTCCGTCGGCGGCCACATCTCGAGCTACGCCTCGAGCGCCACGCTCTTCGAGGTGGGCTTCAACCACTTCTTCCGCGGCGCCGACCACGAAGGCGGTGGCGACCAGATCTACTTCCAGGGCCACGCGGCGCCTGGCGTCTACGCCCGCGCGTTCCTCGAGGGCCGGCTCGGCGAGTCCGACCTCGACGGCTTCCGGCAGGAGCTGTCGCACCCGGGCGGCGGCCTGCCGTCGTACCCGCACCCGCGGCTGATGCCGACGTTCTGGCAGTTCCCGACCGTGTCGATGGGCCTCGGCCCGATGAACGCGATCTACCAGGCGCAGTTCAACAAGTACCTGCACGGGCGAGGCATCAAGGACACCAGCCAGCAGCACGTCTGGGCGTTCCTCGGCGACGGCGAGATGGACGAGCCCGAGAGCCGCGGTCTGCTGCACGTCGCGGCGTTCGAGGAGCTCGACAACCTCACGTTCGTCGTCAACTGCAACCTGCAGCGCCTCGACGGCCCGGTGCGCGGCAACGGCAAGATCATCCAGGAGCTCGAGGCGTCGTTCCGCGGAGCGGGCTGGAACGTCATCAAGGTGACGTGGGGTCGCGAGTGGGACCCGCTCCTCGCGGCCGACCGCGACGGTGCCCTGGTGCACCTGATGAACATCACCACGGACGGCGACTACCAGACCTACCGCGCCAACGACGGCGCCTACATCCGCGAGCACTTCTTCGGCCGCGACCCGCGCACGCGCAAGATGGTCGAGAACCTCTCCGACGACGACATCTGGAAGCTCAAGCGCGGCGGGCACGACTACCGCAAGATGTACGCCGCCTACGACGCCGCGATGAAGCACACCGGGCAGCCGACGGTGATCCTGGCGCAGACCATCAAGGGCTACGGCCTCGGCCCGCACTTCGCCGGGCGCAACGCCACGCACCAGATGAAGAAGCTGACGCTCGACGACCTCAAGCTGCTGCGCGACAGCCTGCGTATCCCGATCACGGACGCCCAGCTCGAGGCCGACCCGTACCAGCCGCCGTACTTCCACCCGGGACCCGAGGACGAGGTCATCCAGTACGCGCTGGAGGCCCGCGCGAAGCTCGGCGGCTCGATCCCGGCGCGGCGCAACCACAGCAAGCCGCTGGAGCAGCCGGGCGACAAGACGTACGACGTCGTCAAGCGCGGGTCTGGCAAGCAGCAGGTGGCGACGACGATGGCGTTCGTCCGCTTGCTCAAGGACCTCATGCGCGACCCCGAGATCGGCCCGCGCATCGTGCCGATCATCCCGGACGAGGCGCGCACGTTCGGCATCGACGCGTTCTTCCCGACGGCGAAGATCTACAACCCGCACGGGCAGAACTACGTGTCGGTCGACGCCGACCTGCTGCTCGCCTACAAGGAGGCGACGAACGGGCAGATCCTGCACGTCGGCATCAACGAGGGCGGCTCGGTGGCGGCGTTCACCGCGGCGGGCACGTCGTACTCGACCCACGACATCCCGATGATCCCCGTCTACGTCTTCTACTCGATGTTCGGGTTCCAGCGCACCGGGGACGGGCTGTGGGCCGCGGCCGACCAGATGACCCGCGGCTTCCTCATCGGGGCGACGGCTGGTCGCACGACGCTCACCGGCGAGGGGCTGCAGCACGCCGACGGGCACTCGCCGATCCTGGCCTCGACCAATCCCGCCGCGGTCTCCTACGACCCGGCGTACGGCTACGAGATCGGCCACATCGTGCGCGACGGTCTGCGCCGGATGTACGGCGAGAACTCCGAGAACGTCTTCTACTACCTCACGGTCTACAACGAGCCGATCGTGCAGCCGGCCGAGCCGGAGGGTCTGGACGTCGACGGGCTGCTCAAGGGCATGTACCTGCTGAGCCCCGGCCAGCAGGACACCGGGCGCCCGCGCGTGCAGCTGCTCGCGTCCGGCGTGGCGGTGCCGTGGGCGCTGGAGGCGCAGGAGCTGCTCGGCCAGGACTTCGGCGTCGATGCCGACGTGTGGAGCGTGACCTCGTGGAACGAGCTGCGGCGCGACGGTCTGGCCTGTGATGAGCAGGCGTTCCTGGCCCCGGAGGCCGAGCAGCGGACGCCGTTCGTGACGCAGCAGCTGAGTGGCCGCCAGGGTCCGGCGGTGGGTGTGAGCGACTACATGCGGGCGGTCCCCGACCAGATCCGCGAGTGGGTGCCCACCGACTACGCCACCTTGGGTGCGGACGGGTTCGGCATGTCCGACACCCGGCCGGCGGCGCGGCGGTACTTCCACATCGACGGTCCCTCGATCGCGGTGCGGGCGCTGCAGTCGCTGGCGGCGCGGGGCGAGATCGACGTCGCGTTGGCGCGTGACGCGGCGGAGAAGTACCGCCTGCTCGATGTCACCGCGGGCACGTCTGGCAACGCCGGCGGCGACGCCTGACCTGAGCGCTTCGGCGTACCGGATGCGGCGCGGAACGACCGACGTCGAGCTGCATCCGGTACGCCGAGGGGCTATCGGGACGCGGCCTCCAGGCGGGCTCGGGCCTGGCGCACCTCGACGGTGACAGCGTCCCCGGTGATGGGGACGCTGACGTCGATGGGCTCCCAGTTCCCGCCGCCGAGCTGGTAGTCCCCCGTGTACGTCGCCTCGATGCTCACGGGGAGGTCACCCGTGCGCTCGTAGGTGTGGCGGACCCGGCCCGTCGGGTACGGCCCGCCCGCGTCGGACGTCGGACCCAGCCGGCTGCCGTCGCCGAACCGGTAGGTGTACGACACCGCTCTCGGCCGAACGCGCACCGTGCGACCGAGGAGCCGTACCGTCGCCACCTCCCCCGGTTGGAACCCGGCGGTCGGCCAGCGCACCTCGTAGTAGGTCGGCAGGTTCACCAGCGTCACATTGCCCTCGGGCTGCACGTGCACCTGCGGATGCGCGAAGTGCAGCTCGCGGAACGCCCGCTGCACCAGCGCCCGCGTCACCCCCGGTGCCGCGGCCTTCACTTCCTGCGGTGAGCGACACGCGAACCCCGACCGCACCCACGGCTGCTTAGAACCAGCCGGACGCGACCACACCCACACCAGCCAGGAACCCGGATGCCCCGCGGACTCACAGAAGTCCGCCAAGTTTGCGCAGGCTATGTCGAACGCGCTCGATCGGTTGGGATCGTTGTCGGCGCATCCCGGCGTCATCGTCTGTTCCGTCGGCGATGTGCCCACGTCGCCAGAAGTCGCTTGAGCTGGCGTCGCCTTCTCCCCGGTTGCAGTCTCGACCTTGAGACCGTCCCGGATCTGCTGGCAGGTGAAGACGCCGCAACTTGCCGACCCTGCAGCCGCTGCCATCGGCGTTGGGGCCATGAGCAGCCAGACGAGTGTGGTGGTCCCTAGGAGCCGTCTCATTTGAATACCACCTGCTGGATCCGGCTGACCCTCCAGTGGCTGTCGGACCAATCGACCTCAACGGCCGACGTCCCCAACGTCCGGCGTTCCGACCGAACGGTGCTTCCCCGGCTGTCGACGACCGTCGCCGCTTCCTGCACGACGTTCACGTACACGACTGCACGAGCCAACGTCGACTCTGGCTGCCACGCCGCACTTCGTACCGTCAGCACACGTCCGCTGTATCGCTCGCCGTTCGCTCGAAGAGCCACAGCGACCTCGGTGTACTGACGACAAGTCCCACATCGTGAGGTAGCGAGATCGGCAAGCGCCTGAGGATCGGGGGCAGTCCATGCCTGGTTGAGCTGCTCCAAGTAGAACTCCGCGAAGGCTTGAGCGCCGGCGAAGGTGTGCTCCCGCGCGGCCTTCGGGACGCGCGCCCACGCCTCGGCCTCCGCAGACGGGGACGGCTCCGACGTCGAGGTCGGCGAGGCAGACGGATTACCCGACGCGCTGACCTCGGTCGGTCGCACAGGCGACGGCGTCGGCGCGGCCTCACCCGACCCCTGGCACGCCACGAGCGCTACGGCCGCGCACGCACCCACCACGAAACGCCGCAAATGCCCCCAAGTGATCATGGTCGACGACCCTACAGATGATCACC contains:
- a CDS encoding DUF6318 family protein; the protein is MITWGHLRRFVVGACAAVALVACQGSGEAAPTPSPVRPTEVSASGNPSASPTSTSEPSPSAEAEAWARVPKAAREHTFAGAQAFAEFYLEQLNQAWTAPDPQALADLATSRCGTCRQYTEVAVALRANGERYSGRVLTVRSAAWQPESTLARAVVYVNVVQEAATVVDSRGSTVRSERRTLGTSAVEVDWSDSHWRVSRIQQVVFK
- the aceE gene encoding pyruvate dehydrogenase (acetyl-transferring), homodimeric type → MSSRDEAGPILNGIPSQLPDIDPDETQEWLESLDGVLEDKGRTRTRYLMLRLLQRAREMQVGVPSLTATDYINTIPPEAEPWFPGDEEVERRYRAFLRWNAAVMVHRAQRPGISVGGHISSYASSATLFEVGFNHFFRGADHEGGGDQIYFQGHAAPGVYARAFLEGRLGESDLDGFRQELSHPGGGLPSYPHPRLMPTFWQFPTVSMGLGPMNAIYQAQFNKYLHGRGIKDTSQQHVWAFLGDGEMDEPESRGLLHVAAFEELDNLTFVVNCNLQRLDGPVRGNGKIIQELEASFRGAGWNVIKVTWGREWDPLLAADRDGALVHLMNITTDGDYQTYRANDGAYIREHFFGRDPRTRKMVENLSDDDIWKLKRGGHDYRKMYAAYDAAMKHTGQPTVILAQTIKGYGLGPHFAGRNATHQMKKLTLDDLKLLRDSLRIPITDAQLEADPYQPPYFHPGPEDEVIQYALEARAKLGGSIPARRNHSKPLEQPGDKTYDVVKRGSGKQQVATTMAFVRLLKDLMRDPEIGPRIVPIIPDEARTFGIDAFFPTAKIYNPHGQNYVSVDADLLLAYKEATNGQILHVGINEGGSVAAFTAAGTSYSTHDIPMIPVYVFYSMFGFQRTGDGLWAAADQMTRGFLIGATAGRTTLTGEGLQHADGHSPILASTNPAAVSYDPAYGYEIGHIVRDGLRRMYGENSENVFYYLTVYNEPIVQPAEPEGLDVDGLLKGMYLLSPGQQDTGRPRVQLLASGVAVPWALEAQELLGQDFGVDADVWSVTSWNELRRDGLACDEQAFLAPEAEQRTPFVTQQLSGRQGPAVGVSDYMRAVPDQIREWVPTDYATLGADGFGMSDTRPAARRYFHIDGPSIAVRALQSLAARGEIDVALARDAAEKYRLLDVTAGTSGNAGGDA
- a CDS encoding YjbQ family protein, giving the protein MESVELHLTTGDTQRVVDLSDRCAAFLAHVVAVDGLLNVFVPHATAGLAVIETGAGSDDDLLALLDDLVPGGGPSSGRWRHRHGAPGHGRDHVLPAIVAPSVTVPVLGGRMALGTWQSVVLVDTNVDNAERRVRLSFVAG
- the fdhD gene encoding formate dehydrogenase accessory sulfurtransferase FdhD; the protein is MGRVTTRTPARRLQLDDDGLEVVEVVGRPDTVTVEEPLQVRVGGRPLTVTMRTPGDDFDLTIGFLLTEGLIGNAQDVATLMHCQDEGDDGRPTFNVVDVVLQPGVELPDVSLERSFFSTSSCGVCGKASVDAVRVRSPYDVAADTTSVSPAVLAAMPDALRTAQKVFDRTGGLHAAGLFTADGQLLAVREDIGRHNAVDKVIGWAAREGRLPLTGCVLFVSSRASFELTQKAMMAGIPCLAAVSAPSSLAIELARESGMTLAGFVRPPRMTVYAGGERLGLD